One genomic window of Psychrobacillus sp. INOP01 includes the following:
- a CDS encoding DUF418 domain-containing protein, giving the protein MERVKLIDNLRGLSLFGILLANMLIFQYGMWGKDEISYFSLSDLDTGAYKFIKIAVEGSFMPIFTFLFGYSLIKLVESLRKKEVRVRWYLVRRFILLIVFGILHGTYLWEGDILSFYGFMGLFLLIFINRKKKTLIIWGIVLFLLTSAMGYGILEETKEEIEKLSSYIVKTNNVYTNGTYAEIMDHRNNENPLLFEDEFFILFVMILAPFMTAPLFLFGMAAAKGNFFTRPNLEQKRYKIGAILLPIGLALKACSILLQENDWSAILLNVGAQLLSLGYISLFALLFVSYSNSKIFRGFESVGKLSLTNYIMQSVICTTIFYGYGLGLFGDLGMINSIILGLIIFVLQCICSSLYLKKFRRGPLEIILRMGTNFSWNGAVKQRKKRSKKSKKNELENTLV; this is encoded by the coding sequence ATGGAACGAGTAAAATTAATAGACAACCTAAGAGGTCTTAGTCTGTTTGGAATACTATTGGCGAATATGCTTATATTTCAATATGGAATGTGGGGGAAAGATGAAATTTCTTACTTCTCTTTGTCAGATCTTGACACAGGAGCATACAAATTTATAAAAATTGCAGTAGAAGGCAGTTTTATGCCGATTTTTACATTCCTATTTGGATACTCACTTATCAAATTGGTGGAATCTTTGAGAAAAAAAGAAGTAAGGGTAAGATGGTATTTAGTTAGACGGTTTATTTTACTCATTGTCTTCGGTATTTTGCATGGAACATATTTGTGGGAAGGAGATATTTTATCTTTTTACGGATTTATGGGACTCTTCCTATTAATCTTTATAAACAGAAAGAAAAAGACTCTTATTATTTGGGGAATTGTTCTGTTTCTATTAACAAGTGCGATGGGCTACGGAATATTAGAAGAAACAAAGGAAGAGATAGAGAAATTATCATCCTATATTGTAAAAACAAATAATGTGTATACAAATGGCACGTATGCAGAGATTATGGATCATCGAAATAATGAAAATCCACTATTGTTCGAAGATGAATTCTTCATCTTGTTCGTCATGATTTTAGCTCCTTTTATGACGGCTCCCTTATTTTTGTTCGGGATGGCAGCAGCCAAAGGGAACTTTTTTACACGACCGAATTTGGAGCAAAAACGGTATAAAATTGGCGCAATTCTTTTGCCAATCGGCTTAGCTTTAAAGGCATGTAGTATTCTTCTTCAAGAAAATGATTGGTCGGCAATATTATTAAATGTAGGTGCGCAGCTGCTTTCTCTTGGCTATATTTCTTTATTTGCACTTTTATTTGTAAGCTATTCTAATTCAAAAATATTTCGTGGTTTTGAAAGTGTTGGAAAGCTGTCCCTTACGAACTATATCATGCAAAGTGTTATATGCACGACTATTTTTTATGGCTACGGTTTAGGACTATTTGGAGACCTCGGAATGATAAATAGTATCATTCTTGGGCTTATCATTTTCGTCTTACAGTGTATATGTAGTTCCCTATATTTGAAAAAATTCCGACGAGGTCCATTAGAGATTATATTAAGAATGGGTACAAACTTTTCATGGAATGGTGCGGTGAAGCAAAGAAAAAAACGTTCGAAAAAATCAAAGAAAAATGAGCTTGAAAACACCTTGGTTTAA
- a CDS encoding sensor histidine kinase KdpD: MRLSTKMTTRFLAYFVVFYTVLLIVSIGLIVYFVNDVMGSNSYTDIRELDAFELESDFTKDSNGTYHLSQDLIDSAHENKGLVQLVNKDGKVLASSENSSYCCQSYTISQFVAMTKTKEAFVWEQGNGLYIVFIEIHPATQLLSMIVQENDENLSGDIQKKLAQADAIFEIYTQEGKREQVVFGPSKQALSGIEILASSHNYSERKEVIASGLLADGTIAVVRINNSNYNPFEPAFVDGMKKFGIGLLLFHLILFFFTILFSFWIGSRFGRPVLFFLKRIEKLAKQDYEVLDDRKLRNYKTGRLKRKYRVYEEIDRSLSHLASTQEANERKIMQTEKLREDWITGLSHDLKTPLSSIYGYSTMLSSDDYVWSNEEIKAFAKTMQEKSTYMNALIEDLTYTYQLKNNAISIEKINVNLFEFVKSYMSNSVWKDIQEPIGDEDAQVYIDPKLFERVLDNLVGNAIKHTPEGTKILLIIDQKKDSVKLTIQDEGEGIPIEELENLFNRYYRGTNTTTEVSGTGLGLAIAKQLVEAHNGDIQVESSELGTIVTITLPSTT, from the coding sequence ATGCGATTATCCACGAAAATGACTACTCGTTTTTTAGCATATTTTGTTGTCTTTTATACTGTACTGCTCATTGTATCGATTGGACTGATTGTATATTTTGTTAATGATGTAATGGGCAGTAATAGCTATACTGATATTCGTGAACTAGATGCGTTTGAGCTTGAGTCAGATTTTACTAAAGATTCAAATGGGACTTATCATTTATCTCAAGATTTAATTGACTCGGCACATGAAAATAAAGGACTTGTTCAATTAGTCAATAAAGACGGCAAGGTACTTGCTAGTTCAGAGAATAGTAGTTATTGTTGCCAAAGTTACACTATTTCTCAATTTGTAGCCATGACAAAAACGAAAGAGGCATTTGTTTGGGAACAGGGTAACGGCTTGTATATTGTATTTATCGAAATACATCCTGCAACACAGTTACTTTCTATGATTGTTCAAGAAAATGATGAAAATTTGTCGGGTGACATACAAAAGAAACTAGCACAAGCAGACGCCATTTTTGAAATTTATACGCAAGAAGGCAAGCGAGAACAAGTTGTTTTTGGTCCATCAAAACAAGCACTTAGTGGTATTGAAATACTTGCTAGTTCCCATAATTATTCCGAAAGAAAAGAAGTAATCGCTTCCGGGTTATTAGCAGATGGAACGATTGCTGTTGTCAGGATCAATAATTCAAACTATAACCCTTTTGAACCAGCATTTGTGGATGGCATGAAAAAGTTTGGGATAGGTCTTCTGTTATTTCACCTTATTCTCTTTTTCTTTACTATATTGTTTTCTTTTTGGATTGGAAGCCGATTTGGTCGCCCAGTCTTGTTCTTTCTTAAGCGTATCGAAAAATTAGCCAAACAGGATTATGAGGTTTTAGACGATCGCAAATTAAGGAATTATAAAACTGGACGGTTAAAGCGAAAATACCGTGTATACGAAGAAATTGATCGATCACTCTCCCATCTAGCTTCTACGCAGGAAGCAAATGAGCGAAAGATTATGCAAACTGAAAAGTTACGAGAAGACTGGATTACTGGTCTATCACATGATTTAAAAACGCCGCTTAGTTCGATTTATGGATATTCAACCATGCTTTCTTCTGATGATTATGTGTGGTCAAATGAAGAGATAAAAGCTTTTGCAAAGACAATGCAAGAAAAGTCGACCTATATGAATGCTTTAATAGAAGATTTAACATACACTTATCAACTAAAAAACAATGCTATTTCAATAGAAAAGATTAATGTAAACCTATTTGAATTCGTAAAATCGTATATGTCCAATTCCGTTTGGAAGGATATCCAAGAGCCTATAGGAGATGAAGATGCACAAGTTTATATTGATCCAAAGTTGTTTGAACGAGTACTCGATAATTTAGTCGGAAATGCGATTAAACATACACCCGAAGGAACAAAAATACTTTTAATAATTGATCAAAAGAAAGATTCTGTAAAATTAACTATTCAAGATGAAGGAGAAGGTATTCCGATAGAGGAACTAGAAAATCTATTTAATCGCTACTATAGAGGAACAAATACAACTACGGAAGTTTCAGGAACCGGGCTTGGGCTGGCCATTGCAAAACAACTTGTGGAAGCACATAACGGAGACATTCAGGTAGAGTCAAGTGAGCTTGGAACAATTGTAACGATAACACTACCTTCTACTACATAA
- a CDS encoding ribonucleotide-diphosphate reductase subunit beta gives MQKAKTLDPRNPNKSTGIFNGQSSGILNWNDIAYPHWHKMYKRLLGNYWQADEINMSNDIKQFASLSQSEQDAYLKIIGLLATLDAPQTRTALLLSLYATDPSVQSIMAVIAQQEAVHNESYSYVLSSVVSLDQQNKAFEFGRTDEILLKRNQNIAKYYNDFVENPTTENIVKTLTYTTLLEGLFFYSGFAYFYNLARYNKMVGTSTMISYINRDELEHGRFISELFRATLSENPELNNEELIGWVYEQFKESVELEIEWSEYVLADIEGIELEEMHGYIKYRANKMLRLIGLNEIYPEYVENPMKWIRAYADNIDGTKTDFFEQKSRQYVKVNAIDNGFDDL, from the coding sequence ATGCAGAAGGCAAAAACATTAGACCCTAGAAATCCAAATAAATCGACTGGAATTTTCAACGGTCAGTCAAGTGGGATATTAAACTGGAACGATATTGCCTATCCCCACTGGCATAAGATGTACAAGCGCTTGCTAGGTAACTACTGGCAGGCAGATGAAATAAATATGTCAAATGATATTAAGCAGTTCGCTAGCTTGAGTCAGTCAGAGCAGGATGCTTATTTGAAGATTATTGGTTTACTTGCAACATTGGATGCACCTCAAACACGCACAGCTCTGCTCTTGTCTCTATACGCAACCGATCCATCGGTTCAATCGATTATGGCGGTCATAGCGCAGCAGGAAGCGGTACATAATGAAAGCTATTCGTATGTACTATCTTCAGTCGTATCACTGGATCAGCAAAACAAGGCATTCGAATTTGGGAGAACAGACGAAATTTTACTCAAGCGTAATCAAAATATCGCCAAGTATTATAATGACTTCGTTGAAAACCCAACGACAGAAAATATAGTAAAAACCTTAACGTATACGACATTGCTAGAAGGTTTGTTTTTCTATTCAGGCTTTGCCTACTTCTATAATCTTGCTCGCTATAACAAAATGGTAGGGACTTCTACAATGATCAGCTATATTAACCGAGACGAGCTAGAGCATGGCCGATTTATATCTGAACTGTTTAGAGCAACTCTTTCTGAAAACCCAGAATTGAATAACGAAGAACTGATTGGGTGGGTATACGAGCAATTTAAAGAATCCGTAGAATTAGAAATAGAATGGTCAGAGTATGTATTAGCTGATATTGAAGGAATCGAATTAGAGGAAATGCACGGGTATATTAAATATCGTGCCAACAAAATGCTGCGTCTTATTGGGCTTAATGAAATCTATCCTGAATATGTGGAAAATCCAATGAAATGGATACGTGCATACGCAGACAATATTGATGGCACAAAAACAGATTTCTTTGAACAAAAATCACGCCAATACGTAAAAGTAAACGCTATTGATAATGGATTTGATGATCTATAA
- a CDS encoding energy-coupling factor transporter transmembrane protein EcfT, with product MKFLAITICMFTMAFFFDPWTPLVFWVGVLVLQMLFSQISWKKWLLFMLPFFVTAFGYFWTTLVFAEDQSGPVIWSIWNVYITETQLNHALSLSFRVLAFSSLSLLFALTTNPVKFILSLMQQLKLSPKIAYGVMVGYQFLPVLKDEFVQIGQAHRLRGATQEKNAFQRLLAIRRILIPMLAGAVRKAERAAFAMEARGFTGDRRSSYFHVITIGKVDLALVGLFLVVLGLSCTNMWWLHL from the coding sequence GTGAAATTTTTAGCGATTACGATTTGTATGTTCACGATGGCATTCTTCTTCGACCCTTGGACTCCACTTGTTTTTTGGGTCGGGGTACTAGTGCTACAAATGTTGTTCAGCCAAATCAGCTGGAAAAAATGGTTATTATTTATGCTTCCATTTTTTGTGACTGCTTTCGGTTATTTTTGGACGACGCTTGTGTTCGCGGAAGATCAATCTGGGCCAGTTATATGGTCTATTTGGAATGTGTACATTACCGAAACACAGTTGAATCACGCCCTATCTTTAAGTTTTCGGGTGTTGGCATTTTCCAGTTTGTCTTTATTATTCGCTTTAACGACGAATCCAGTGAAGTTCATTTTAAGTCTTATGCAGCAATTAAAGCTCTCACCAAAAATCGCATATGGCGTGATGGTCGGATATCAGTTTTTGCCCGTTTTGAAAGATGAATTTGTGCAAATTGGGCAGGCGCATCGATTAAGAGGTGCTACTCAGGAAAAAAATGCGTTTCAACGATTACTTGCCATTCGACGTATTTTGATCCCTATGCTTGCAGGGGCTGTACGAAAAGCAGAGCGAGCTGCTTTCGCAATGGAAGCGAGAGGTTTCACTGGTGATCGGAGAAGTAGTTATTTTCATGTGATTACCATCGGAAAAGTAGATCTTGCATTAGTCGGCTTGTTTTTAGTTGTGTTAGGTTTAAGCTGTACAAATATGTGGTGGCTACATTTATAG
- a CDS encoding flavodoxin — MFKLMKAIICYLSYSGNTEEVAELLKVQLEAGGIDIDMYSIGYGAVPNLFEYDLIFLGTFTWDKGSTPEEMKDFAREVGDKPHNVYIFGSGDTQFGGDDLFCNAVEKLVRFYNSDYPGLKIEQSPRGSQEKLVSKWLEGVLEHAEGKNIRP; from the coding sequence TTGTTCAAGCTGATGAAGGCCATCATTTGTTATTTAAGCTATAGCGGAAATACCGAAGAAGTAGCGGAGCTATTGAAAGTACAATTGGAAGCTGGCGGTATCGATATAGATATGTATAGCATTGGTTATGGAGCGGTACCGAATTTGTTTGAATATGACCTTATTTTTCTTGGAACTTTTACTTGGGATAAGGGGAGTACGCCGGAGGAAATGAAGGACTTTGCAAGAGAAGTTGGTGATAAGCCACATAATGTCTATATATTCGGCTCTGGTGACACACAGTTTGGCGGAGATGATTTGTTCTGTAATGCTGTGGAAAAATTAGTTCGTTTCTATAACAGCGATTATCCGGGTTTGAAAATTGAGCAATCACCGAGAGGTAGCCAGGAGAAGCTGGTAAGTAAATGGTTAGAAGGAGTTTTGGAACATGCAGAAGGCAAAAACATTAGACCCTAG
- a CDS encoding DUF1697 domain-containing protein, with translation MSFVALLRGINLGAKNKVDMKSLKVLFEEMGYENIRTYIQTGNVIFDNTTYDVLQLQSTLRETYGFDIPVVVRSKDELEEIQLHPIFLKEQVYVMFLEKEVSDEQLAVLENLVDDEFVVWNRRTVIINLSKTYHQTKFTNTFFEKKLGMASTARNQNTVNKILLKM, from the coding sequence TTGTCATTTGTTGCTTTACTTCGTGGTATTAATCTCGGCGCTAAAAATAAAGTGGATATGAAGTCATTGAAGGTGCTATTTGAAGAGATGGGTTATGAAAATATACGGACGTATATCCAAACTGGGAATGTTATATTTGATAATACAACTTATGACGTGTTGCAGTTGCAGTCTACTCTTCGGGAAACTTACGGCTTTGATATACCAGTTGTTGTCCGTTCGAAGGACGAGTTAGAAGAGATTCAGCTGCATCCCATCTTCTTAAAAGAACAGGTATACGTTATGTTTTTAGAAAAAGAAGTGTCGGATGAACAGCTTGCTGTCCTCGAAAACCTTGTGGATGATGAATTTGTCGTATGGAATCGCCGCACTGTCATTATTAATCTATCGAAAACCTATCATCAAACTAAATTTACAAATACTTTCTTTGAAAAGAAGCTTGGTATGGCGTCTACTGCGCGCAATCAAAATACGGTAAATAAGATATTGCTGAAAATGTGA
- a CDS encoding response regulator transcription factor, giving the protein MLNAKILVVDDEQAIGDMVDIILRKEGFNQIDVCTSYHTAETLIAQYNYDLFIFDIMLPDGTGLDLAEKVRTKSDAPIFFLSAKANDADKLRGFMYGADDYITKPFNPMELAARVKVQMKRYKSPTSTSTWKQVFDFGRFQLNIAAAELTVAGHKTILTGKLFHLLQFFCEHPGQVLSKEQIYAHVWGEEHFIDDNTIMVHIRKLREKIEVQPGNPKLLLTIRGIGYKLISEEH; this is encoded by the coding sequence GTGTTAAATGCAAAAATTTTAGTTGTGGATGACGAACAAGCAATTGGGGATATGGTAGATATCATTTTAAGAAAAGAGGGCTTTAATCAGATAGATGTGTGCACGAGTTATCACACTGCCGAAACACTTATTGCACAATATAATTATGACCTATTTATTTTCGACATCATGCTACCAGATGGTACCGGTCTTGACTTAGCGGAAAAGGTACGCACCAAATCGGATGCTCCAATCTTTTTCCTATCAGCAAAAGCAAATGATGCCGACAAACTTCGCGGTTTTATGTACGGTGCGGATGATTATATTACAAAACCATTTAACCCAATGGAACTCGCTGCTCGCGTCAAAGTGCAGATGAAACGATATAAATCCCCCACTTCTACCTCCACATGGAAACAGGTATTTGACTTCGGTCGTTTCCAGCTAAATATCGCTGCAGCTGAACTTACTGTTGCTGGGCATAAAACGATTCTAACAGGAAAACTCTTTCACTTACTTCAATTTTTTTGTGAGCACCCAGGACAGGTTCTATCCAAGGAACAAATTTATGCTCACGTTTGGGGAGAAGAGCATTTTATAGATGACAATACGATTATGGTTCATATCAGAAAACTTCGTGAAAAGATTGAGGTGCAACCTGGGAATCCTAAACTGCTGTTAACCATTCGTGGTATAGGATATAAACTTATAAGTGAGGAGCATTAA
- a CDS encoding VOC family protein produces the protein MSFVFKSIDHVQLAAPKGSEAIAKHFFGDILGFQEVEKPESLKKRGGAWFEFGNYQIHIGIEEPFAPAKKAHPAFQVENLEALKIHLTKNEVSYIVDTDLPGANRIYVNDPFGNRIEILEWT, from the coding sequence ATGTCATTTGTTTTTAAATCAATAGATCATGTACAGTTAGCCGCTCCAAAAGGTTCAGAGGCTATCGCCAAACATTTCTTTGGAGATATTTTAGGATTCCAAGAAGTGGAAAAGCCAGAATCGCTGAAAAAAAGAGGTGGTGCTTGGTTTGAATTTGGCAACTATCAAATTCATATCGGTATTGAAGAACCATTCGCACCAGCTAAAAAAGCCCATCCAGCTTTTCAAGTAGAAAACTTAGAGGCATTGAAAATTCATTTGACCAAAAATGAAGTGAGCTACATCGTGGATACCGATCTGCCGGGAGCAAATAGAATTTATGTAAATGACCCCTTTGGTAACCGCATTGAAATTTTAGAATGGACTTAA
- a CDS encoding ABC transporter ATP-binding protein → MHEVIQFEKVSFRYPDEENWILEDLSFTVQRGERIVITGPSGCGKTTLLYLCNRLYPDNCDGIMAGSVKLFEKDSLSFIPGEINHRIATVFQDPDAQFCMQTVEEELAFTLENLHTKHEEMEKRISGVLTLTELTEFRHAIIQKLSGGQKQRIATACALIMDPEILLLDEPLSHLDPYTAKKYVEWLDDLQQKRKMTIVAIEHRLDLWGDFFDRSISLHKGEVTPKLEKRKSSIQENASLVVSRVLAEPILQETTFTLNRGEITVLAGPNGSGKSTLLKALCQLVPSSGAVQPKYLGYVPQSPEFLFLTKNVRDEVGYGGGNNVDEMLTRLKLLPIADSHPFSVSHGQKRRVAIAAMLCDGREIILMDEPTSGQDSAALSELFQLIDERAHEGTTFLIVTHDMEFAHCLADSILLMKDGHLTGKYTADTVWEDRQLLLDHHLLHPKGMVHHEECFA, encoded by the coding sequence GTGCATGAGGTTATTCAATTTGAGAAAGTAAGTTTCCGTTATCCAGATGAAGAAAATTGGATACTGGAGGATCTTTCGTTTACCGTGCAGCGAGGGGAACGTATAGTCATCACTGGTCCAAGTGGATGCGGGAAAACGACATTACTTTATTTATGTAATCGATTGTATCCGGATAACTGCGATGGAATTATGGCTGGCTCAGTAAAACTTTTTGAAAAAGATAGCCTTTCCTTTATTCCCGGGGAAATAAACCACCGTATAGCAACTGTCTTTCAAGATCCAGATGCTCAGTTTTGCATGCAAACAGTCGAAGAAGAACTCGCTTTTACGCTTGAAAATTTGCATACTAAACATGAAGAAATGGAAAAAAGAATCTCTGGTGTACTGACTTTAACCGAGTTAACTGAGTTTCGCCACGCAATCATTCAGAAGCTATCTGGTGGACAAAAGCAACGCATTGCTACTGCATGCGCACTTATTATGGACCCGGAAATACTGCTACTAGACGAACCACTCTCTCATTTAGATCCTTATACTGCAAAAAAGTATGTAGAGTGGTTAGATGATTTACAGCAAAAACGAAAGATGACGATTGTGGCCATTGAGCATCGATTGGATTTATGGGGGGACTTTTTTGACAGAAGTATTTCCTTGCATAAAGGCGAAGTAACTCCTAAGTTAGAAAAACGAAAAAGCAGTATACAAGAAAATGCTTCATTAGTAGTTAGTAGAGTACTAGCAGAACCCATTTTGCAAGAAACCACTTTTACGTTAAATCGTGGTGAAATAACAGTACTTGCTGGACCAAATGGTAGCGGAAAGTCTACTTTGTTGAAAGCATTATGTCAGCTAGTTCCTTCTAGTGGGGCTGTACAACCTAAGTATTTAGGATATGTTCCTCAATCTCCCGAGTTTTTATTTCTTACCAAAAATGTGCGAGACGAAGTTGGTTATGGTGGCGGAAATAATGTGGATGAAATGTTGACTAGATTGAAGCTGCTACCTATTGCGGATTCCCACCCATTTTCAGTAAGTCATGGGCAAAAGCGACGAGTGGCTATTGCAGCAATGCTTTGTGATGGGAGAGAGATTATTCTAATGGATGAACCGACTTCTGGTCAGGACTCAGCGGCTTTGTCCGAGTTATTTCAATTAATCGATGAACGTGCACACGAAGGTACCACATTTTTGATCGTCACTCATGATATGGAGTTCGCTCATTGTTTGGCTGACTCGATTTTATTGATGAAAGATGGCCATTTGACTGGAAAGTATACAGCTGACACTGTGTGGGAAGACAGACAATTGTTACTGGATCATCACCTACTTCATCCGAAAGGAATGGTACATCATGAAGAATGCTTTGCATAG
- a CDS encoding ribonucleoside-diphosphate reductase subunit alpha produces the protein MIISSNTTKQEVLHNLTKEFGEEKIAPLIKTHERWMQKHPEGTIAAWSKSMSLEALSFLDEQETYWTFVAARVHLAEVYEQVAERRNTTADAVYTKFAKNVQHLSEKGIYDKRLKQVYSLQELEQLAEILVPERDYLFTYIGLKTLLDRYVAKDFDKSIVELPQERWLVIAMTLMKDEQENRIEKIKEAYWAMSNLYMTVATPTLSNAGKPHGQLSSCFIDTVDDSLQGIYDSNTDVATLSKFGGGIGVYMGKVRSRGSSIRGFVGASSGVLPWIKQLNNTAVSVDQLGQRQGAVAVYLDVWHKDIFTFLDLRLNNGDDRLRAHDIFTGVCLPDLFMEKVDAREEWHLFDPHEVRQLKGYSLEDFYDEKRGDGSFRQKYEECVSDHRLSRETVPAIDLMKRIMRSQLETGVPFMFYRDEVNRSNPNKHAGMIYSSNLCTEIFQNQSATTFESIQIEDDIIVTRRKPGDFVVCNLSSINLGRAVPADVLEKLIKIQVRMLDNVIDLNMIPVPQAERTNSRYRGIGLGTFGWHHLLALKNIRWESDEAVELADALYEKVAYLTIKASAELAMEKGAYPLFEGSDWQTGVYFDNRRYDSESWNELREQVSKSGIRNGYLMAVAPNSSTSILAGSTASIDPIFQKSYSEEKKDYKIPVTVPDLNSETTWYYKSAYFIDQHWTLKQNAARQRHIDQGVSLNLYVQNTIKAKELLDLHLDAWNSGLKTTYYVRSTSVELVDCDSCSS, from the coding sequence ATGATAATCAGCTCAAACACAACTAAACAAGAAGTACTACATAATCTAACAAAAGAATTTGGGGAAGAAAAAATTGCTCCTCTTATAAAAACACATGAAAGATGGATGCAAAAGCACCCAGAAGGTACAATAGCCGCTTGGTCTAAGTCAATGTCATTAGAAGCCTTAAGCTTTCTAGATGAACAAGAAACGTACTGGACCTTTGTAGCTGCACGAGTCCATCTAGCCGAGGTTTACGAGCAAGTAGCTGAGAGAAGAAACACAACTGCGGATGCAGTGTACACAAAATTTGCAAAAAATGTACAGCACTTAAGTGAAAAAGGTATTTACGATAAACGTCTTAAACAAGTATATTCCCTACAGGAACTAGAGCAATTAGCTGAGATCCTTGTACCAGAGAGAGACTACTTGTTTACATATATTGGACTGAAAACGCTATTGGATCGCTATGTAGCGAAGGACTTTGATAAGTCTATTGTGGAACTGCCACAGGAACGATGGCTGGTTATTGCGATGACGCTTATGAAGGATGAGCAAGAAAATCGAATAGAGAAAATAAAAGAAGCATACTGGGCAATGAGCAACCTATATATGACAGTAGCAACACCAACACTTTCTAATGCAGGTAAGCCACATGGGCAACTTTCTAGCTGTTTTATAGACACGGTAGATGATAGTCTTCAAGGAATATACGATAGCAATACCGACGTAGCAACTCTTTCAAAATTTGGTGGTGGTATCGGTGTTTATATGGGTAAAGTGCGTAGCCGTGGGTCTTCTATTAGAGGCTTTGTAGGAGCCTCTAGTGGTGTACTCCCTTGGATAAAACAGCTTAATAATACGGCAGTAAGTGTGGATCAGCTTGGGCAACGTCAAGGAGCGGTAGCTGTTTACCTAGATGTGTGGCATAAAGATATCTTTACATTTTTAGATCTACGTTTAAATAATGGGGATGATCGTCTCCGTGCGCACGACATTTTTACTGGTGTGTGCTTGCCAGATTTATTTATGGAGAAAGTAGATGCTAGAGAGGAATGGCATTTATTTGACCCGCATGAAGTTCGCCAGCTAAAAGGCTATTCGTTAGAAGATTTCTATGATGAAAAACGTGGAGATGGTTCGTTCCGCCAAAAATATGAGGAATGCGTCAGTGATCATCGTTTGTCTCGAGAAACAGTTCCTGCTATCGACTTGATGAAGCGAATTATGCGGTCTCAGCTAGAGACTGGTGTGCCATTTATGTTTTACCGCGATGAGGTCAATCGTAGCAACCCGAACAAACATGCTGGGATGATTTATAGTAGTAATCTTTGTACAGAAATTTTCCAAAACCAAAGTGCAACAACATTCGAGTCGATTCAAATTGAGGATGATATCATTGTCACTCGTCGTAAGCCAGGGGACTTTGTCGTATGTAATTTATCTTCTATTAATCTAGGACGAGCAGTTCCGGCAGATGTATTAGAAAAGCTCATAAAAATTCAAGTTCGAATGCTCGATAACGTGATTGACCTAAATATGATTCCAGTTCCTCAAGCAGAACGTACGAATTCTAGATACAGAGGGATCGGTCTAGGAACGTTTGGATGGCATCATTTACTCGCACTCAAGAATATTCGCTGGGAATCGGATGAAGCGGTAGAGCTTGCGGATGCATTATATGAAAAAGTTGCTTACTTAACGATTAAAGCTTCTGCAGAGCTTGCAATGGAAAAAGGGGCATATCCATTATTCGAAGGGTCAGATTGGCAAACAGGAGTCTATTTTGACAATCGCAGGTATGACAGTGAATCGTGGAATGAACTTCGTGAACAAGTAAGTAAAAGCGGAATACGAAACGGTTATTTAATGGCGGTTGCTCCGAATTCTTCGACATCCATTTTAGCTGGAAGTACTGCAAGTATTGATCCAATCTTCCAAAAGTCTTACTCGGAAGAGAAGAAGGATTATAAAATCCCAGTCACTGTACCGGATTTAAATTCTGAGACTACATGGTACTACAAATCTGCTTATTTCATTGATCAGCATTGGACACTTAAACAAAATGCTGCCCGTCAACGTCATATCGACCAAGGTGTTTCGCTAAACCTATATGTGCAAAATACGATCAAAGCAAAAGAATTATTAGATTTACACTTAGATGCCTGGAATAGTGGGCTGAAAACAACTTATTATGTGCGTTCCACTTCAGTTGAATTAGTAGATTGCGACTCTTGTTCAAGCTGA